The proteins below come from a single Methanobacterium formicicum DSM 3637 genomic window:
- a CDS encoding class I SAM-dependent methyltransferase, with protein sequence MINVVYDIKVYRQVLKEIIQEDDVVVELGCHVGNSTRIISQLAPKGKIIALDKGTESIEKLEELNKEVGTSIEFIQSDVRLHETLEEVAKKVNELGGCDVLSVDLGGGYHPDTTFKVFYIWSSTLKPRDTIIRNRGLLDFIHSTSTSEFIRSEEGWLESCRDDGVPKRLKELKLYSPKV encoded by the coding sequence ATGATCAATGTTGTATATGATATCAAAGTTTACAGACAGGTTCTAAAAGAAATCATCCAGGAAGATGATGTAGTGGTGGAACTGGGCTGCCATGTGGGTAATTCCACCCGCATAATATCCCAACTGGCACCTAAAGGTAAAATAATAGCTTTGGATAAAGGCACTGAGTCTATAGAAAAATTAGAAGAGTTAAATAAAGAAGTTGGAACCTCTATTGAATTTATCCAGAGTGATGTGCGTCTTCATGAAACCTTAGAAGAAGTGGCTAAAAAGGTCAATGAATTAGGGGGTTGTGACGTTCTTTCTGTGGATCTTGGTGGAGGTTATCATCCTGACACTACTTTTAAAGTATTTTATATTTGGTCTTCTACTTTAAAACCCCGTGATACTATCATCAGGAACAGGGGGCTTTTGGATTTCATTCATTCCACATCTACTTCTGAATTTATCAGATCTGAAGAGGGGTGGTTGGAGTCTTGTAGGGATGATGGTGTGCCTAAGAGATTAAAAGAATTGAAATTATATTCTCCGAAGGTATAA
- a CDS encoding histidine kinase dimerization/phosphoacceptor domain -containing protein, producing MIHDITKYEETEQLLKESEEKYKTLFNSNPDYRILLNHDMELVELNEAAIKTVGPHFDQYKEVWINGIGKIRPEDNPENLKKSVRKIINLNHSGPVTPKLIDKNGNTQWFEIYLTPIKIDEKIIGYQGTGHNLTTLKMAEKELKNSLMEKEILLREIHHRVKNNMQIISSLLNLQSSFIQDPKAIEAFHESQTRIQSMAMVHEQLYQSGDLTQISIRDYILKLVSNLFYSYGIRKDQITLVTEISDIKLNLETVLPCGLILCEVITNSLKYAFPDGEGEIRICLEFMDDTLHLTISDNGIGLTENDYLENKSLGMQLIQTLTNQLDGELELDIEQGTQYKISFKEAEYRERI from the coding sequence TTGATACACGATATCACCAAATACGAAGAAACAGAACAGCTCCTGAAAGAAAGTGAAGAAAAATACAAGACTCTTTTTAACTCGAATCCAGATTATAGAATTTTATTAAACCATGATATGGAACTTGTAGAACTCAATGAGGCTGCAATAAAAACTGTAGGACCTCACTTTGATCAATACAAAGAGGTCTGGATAAATGGCATAGGAAAAATTCGCCCAGAAGATAACCCGGAAAACCTTAAAAAAAGTGTAAGGAAGATCATTAACCTAAACCACTCAGGACCAGTAACCCCTAAATTAATTGATAAAAATGGGAACACACAGTGGTTTGAAATATACCTAACCCCCATAAAAATTGATGAAAAAATAATAGGATACCAGGGCACAGGCCATAATTTAACCACCCTGAAAATGGCTGAAAAGGAACTTAAAAATTCTTTAATGGAAAAGGAAATACTGCTGCGTGAAATCCATCACCGGGTAAAAAACAACATGCAAATTATAAGCAGCCTCCTGAACCTTCAATCATCCTTTATCCAAGACCCCAAAGCCATTGAAGCTTTTCATGAAAGTCAGACCAGGATCCAATCAATGGCCATGGTTCATGAACAGCTTTACCAGTCAGGGGATTTAACCCAGATAAGTATACGGGATTATATTCTGAAACTGGTTAGCAATTTATTTTACTCATATGGTATTAGAAAAGACCAGATAACCCTGGTAACAGAAATAAGTGATATAAAACTGAACCTAGAAACAGTCCTGCCCTGCGGATTGATACTGTGTGAAGTTATAACCAACAGTCTAAAGTATGCATTTCCAGATGGAGAAGGAGAAATCAGGATATGCCTTGAATTTATGGATGATACTCTCCATCTGACAATCAGTGATAATGGGATAGGATTAACAGAAAATGATTACCTGGAAAATAAATCACTGGGCATGCAACTGATACAGACTTTAACCAATCAGCTTGATGGTGAACTGGAACTGGATATTGAACAGGGGACACAGTATAAAATTAGTTTTAAAGAGGCGGAATATAGGGAAAGAATTTGA
- a CDS encoding PAS domain S-box protein, translated as MEKVWNESDLDVNIAKYEFKIENSPEAIIIADYNGKIVDASRKYCEITGYSKKELLNENISNIKFNTGSKITLKKIWDELNLNMPISTYYGTLTLKNGREYTLVLKVPWCIPRGNH; from the coding sequence ATGGAAAAGGTTTGGAATGAAAGCGATCTAGATGTAAACATTGCAAAATATGAGTTTAAAATTGAAAATTCACCAGAAGCTATTATAATTGCAGATTACAATGGGAAAATTGTAGATGCAAGTCGTAAATATTGTGAAATCACTGGATACTCAAAAAAAGAACTTCTAAATGAGAATATATCAAACATTAAATTTAATACCGGATCAAAAATAACTTTAAAGAAGATTTGGGACGAATTGAACTTAAATATGCCAATCTCAACTTATTATGGTACTTTAACACTTAAAAATGGAAGAGAATATACATTAGTGCTCAAAGTTCCCTGGTGTATTCCCAGGGGCAACCATTAA